The genomic segment TTTTCTCTTCTATTCTGAGgctttttctacctttttttccccaagtaTTTCACTTACATGAAAGCAGAGTTCAGATGACGTGAATTATatctgtgatcagctgacatttgtagtttttatttatttatttacaactaAAACCCCATCAGAGCCCCAGCAGTCTTGCATAGTAAACAAGACGACTTAGTCAACCAAAATACCTCGTTTACCTCAAACGTTGACCAGAGTGTGACATTTACTTGTACATAAAGAAGACATTTTCATCAATATGAAGTCAATAAATGgtaaaatcaatcaaatcaaactttatttataaagcacttttgatacagatacataaaacaaacacaataaaaacaaatgttatatatatatatatatatatatataaccttCACACACAAGTATAAGACAAGTTCAGTAACGCACACCCAATCATACACTTGTATAACAGGTCTAAGAGGAGAGCCGGTGGGGTTGCTTTGTATATTAGGTCAAGTTATCAAAGTCAAATTCTAGAAAATATGtcttgaaattaaaaaatgtaatggaATGTGTTACTGTGAAAATATctactaaaaacacaaaaaaatgtcattataaGTTGTGTTTATAGGGCTCCAGGTACAAACattgaaatatttaaagagAAATTGTCTGAAACATTCAGTTCAATcagtaaaaagttatttttcatttgtggagactttaatattgatttttttaaatcttcatgaTCAAATACAAATAACCGTGTTCATTAATTCTATGTTTTGTATGGGACTGTACCTCCATAACGTACCCTCGTAGGATAAGTACAGATTTTACTGCGCTTATAAACAGCATCTTTATAAATGTTATTGGCTGGAATATAACAGCTAAATGatgtgagtgtttttatttctgcagatgttggtttaaaacaaacacctgaaacagatttaatgtattttaccaGAAATGTAACAGAAACTTCCATAaaccaacttaaaaaaagatttggaAACTCAAGATTGGAGTAAAATTTATGTTGATAATATTGACAATGTATATGAGGACTTTATATCTACAGTATATTATCcaatttatataataaaaattgcCCCTTGTCGATTAAAATGGGTAAAAtcaaacacagagacaagtcTTAGATGACCAGTGGTCTAAAGAAtgcttgtaaaaacaaaaattcactatataaaatatttcttaaacaaAGAACAGTAGAGgctgaaaacaaatacataaaatataaaaataaaactcacaaGTATATTGAgatgtgaaacaaaaaaagtattacagtaaattattagaaaataaaagagataatttgaatataatatgaataatacatGGAAGATGTTAAAAGAAATTGTAACTAAAAGTCTATCAAATTTTAATTATATCCCTTATTTATATTCAGAAAATGAAGTCATTACTGAAATTAGTAGGATTTCTAACGTATTTAATGAATATTAAGTTAATATTGGTAAAGAAATATCTGACTCCACTGGAGCTCCAGCCAACACTGATGTGGTTAAAAGCATAATTAGCATGAATGTCCATCAATGTTCATCAAAGAAACCGATCAACAGGAAATTATTAATTTTGTAGATAAGTTCAAGAATAAAAAATCAACTGATTGGAACGGTCACAGCAGGGGCGTTGCTAGGCATAAATCtactggggcacaggccccctaCCACATATACCCCTTCTCccatacataaacatacacacaaacacacacacacacactgctctgtGCCACTGCCACATTCCTCTGGAAATACTCATTGAGATATTAATGAGTGTAagaacatatttaacaaacatttaacaACAGCATAAATACCCTAACAAACGATGGCAAGTCAGAACTCTCTTCATACACATTCCACAGTAATGGTTAGTATCTGGTTTTCAGGGTGATAGTCCAACTCATtctgaacagtttgtttaatttttgagcaTTAAAGCGTACTGCCTGTTTTTCAGTTCCACAAAGTGGTCGATCACTTGACTGTGACTCAGCTTTAAGAAAGTCAGGAAGAGTTGTGTCTTGTTTGGATCGGCAtctgcttcaattcagctttggtttgaagtgactgggtcacttggtttagaagctattggattttttttctctcacttaagaaattattaaaatctcaattaaaatTTGAAGCAGTTCAAAAGATTTGGCACCCTGTATGAAAACCAACAAATACatgttatttctctctgttgACATCAGAAGTTCGCTTTTctttagtatgaaaatattgttttatgtcctttatgAGGATTTCCGTTTCCTGCTATTTGTTGATGGTCCCTACATGAGACGCTGGTAGTTCCAGTGCAAATATCTGTTGAACATCCAACCTAAAACTGATTCCACCGCGGTCTTACCTCCCTCTTTCTCATCTCTCCTTGTTCCTTCCCTGTCTCTACAGAAGTCACGCGATAATATGTTTCAGTTAGTAGGAGGtcatttggtttaatttataaaaattaaaactaaaactaaaattgaCTTTTTTTGTGACACGTTATCAGATCTCAAACTGCGCTGTGCGCTCACCACTCTCCTGACACATGGAAGAgctgcgtgacgtgtgtgtggttcaccTGCTGCTCGTGCACGGTGACTTGCAGAGACAGAATGAGCCCCTGAGCTGTTTCCTCTATTTCGAGTTAAAGCTCTTGCTGCATGTTAGagttaaaatatatatcttcTCCCGTCTGaattaatgtatgataaatattttttgtcgAAAATTAATAGTAGCATTTGTACTTGGGCACGTGCCCCAGTAAATGTGGTCTGGAGACACCTCAGGGTCACAGTATGTTCCTGATCAAACTTAACAATAAATGTATTGTTAAGCCTTTCACTTACATCTGCAATATGTCACTAACTGCTGGGAAATTTccagaaaatatgaaaatagcTAAAGTTATTCCCTTATATGAAACTGGTGATAAACATTTGCTGCTGAACTATAGACCCATATCCTCGATACCCCAATTCTCcaaaatatggaaaatatttttagaaCTTGGGCTTGACAGGTcgaggattgaaccggcaactctcaggctacaagacgaccactacCCACGAAGCCATGCCACtccaaaatatgaaaaaaatattttccatatttataAAGTAAAGTATCTTTAAAATGAGCCGCTGCTGTTACCTGTAAATCTGAGATCGCCTCTGTTTCCTCTGCAGTTTCTCTTCAGGTTCAATGCCGATACACAGAACCCAGTGGGCCTGCGGCTGCTGTACCTTCCTGAATGCAGCTGGTGCTCCCCGCTGCTCCATCTGTGAAGCCCCGAGGCGAGGACCCGAGCCCCGCTGGCTGTGGCCTGGTACCAGTAAGGACGCCTCCGGTTGGTCCTGCCCCCGCTGCACGCTGGCCAACCCCCGCAGCAGCCGGGCCTGCTCTCTGTGCGGCTATGCCGGACCTCTGGACCCACCACAGGGCTTCCCCCAGGACCATCCCCGACCTCAGCGCTCCAGCAGCTGCTCCGGGCCCCTGAGGGCCCCCATGGCTGAGCCGAGTAGGAATCAGTCAGAAGATGCAGATAAAAACAGCCTGGCTTGGGATTGTTTGAGATGCACGCTGCAGAACACTCCTACCTCCATGTCCTGCTCGGCCTGCGGCGGACCCCGTAAGCTGTCCCTCCCCCAGATCCCCGCCGAGGCGCTGCTCATGCCGGAGGTTTGTGATGAGGTGGGGGCGCGGCAGCCAGAAGCTGCAGGggctctttctctctccatctctacCCGAGGGGAGTCTTTACCAGTGGAAGCTTCATATCCCAACACAAACTCAGCCTCAGGCCACAACAATCCCGTCCCCTGCAGCCGCAGAGAGGTGCCCCCTCCAGATGTCGCCTCCCCCTCGACCCTCGCTGTGTCACATCCCTCCTCCCAACCGGAGCTGCTCACCAGGAGGCTCAGCATCCTGAAGGAGGAGATGTCGCCCGCATCAGATGCCGCTGTGTCGTTTGCACCCTCAGAGATGGAAGGATGGTCGTGTCCGGCATGCACACTCATCAACCGGGTGGAGGCCAAGCACTGCCTGGCCTGCCACACTCCTCAGCAACAGCTCGCTCAGCTGAAACCGCCAGCGTCGCCAAGGAGGAAGGAGAGCATGTTGGTGGAGGCGCTGAGACAGAGCGATGAAGGGGAGGCCAAAGAGCTGTGGGAGAATATCATCAGCTTCTGCAGAGAGGTTGGTGAGCGACACGGCTAGCGGCAGCTTAAATTTCCTCCACTCACACATGTCAGCTCACACTCCGTGGATTATTGAGTTCAGTCTTCAGTCTTTATCTCAGGGATCAATACCTCTGACAGACCACATACAGTAATGGATGTTACTGAGCAGAGTAACATCCAGCATGAGGGGGAAGCACCGTCATGATGAACATCATGTGTCAGGAACTAAATCTAAACTACAAAAGTTGTGAAAACTAAATGAGCTCTGAAGGAGTCACATCACAAACATCCCAGTTATGACTTACACAGCTTgaaaaagtttgatttatttatttactatttttttcttcaaataagtatttttatttcttaaaagatttgtagttttttgttctttgtcagactttttcctttcttttatttctaggtgatattttttcttttttgtgaggaatatttttcatttacttatttatgtgtttgtcgattgattgattatttaattaattattcttttttgtcaagaaattttcaatttaattatttttttctttctttactttttttttaataaacaattttattttttatttgtgaaacGAAATTAAGatctgtggggttttttttgttgttgttgttgctgtttttgttctttttgtttttttttcctaaaactccttccaactttttttttatatatatatttatatgaagTGACAGTGACCTTCAGGGCTTCCGTAGTTTACACtctaaatatttttctcctctttaacTCCGGTTTGGGCGGgttgtgtgttttctgaatctgcatttatttattaattaatcatatCGGCAACTTTACCTGAAAGCCTGGAGCTCATTCATCACAACCCTGACCTCTTCATCCTGGTACTTGTCTTCTTTCCTCTCCCAGAACGCCGTGACGTTTGTGGACGACAGCTTCCCTCCTGGTCCCAAGTCTGTGGGCTTCCCGTTGGACGACAGCGTCCAGCAGCGGGTCAGGAAGTGGCTTAGACCGCAAGAAATCAGCTGCACTAACTTCAGAGACCGCGGGGTGAAGTGGTCCGTTTTCCGCACGCTGCGGCCGTCCGACATCCTGCAAGGACTTCTGGGAAACTGCTGGTGAGGAAAAACCTTCTCTGTCAGATATctgctcattttttatttcatgttcaaGTTTCAAAAAAGTTGAGACGGGATGAGAAAAAATCTGATCAAACAGCTGGTGGGATGCTTCTTCGTTAATCAGGACAAATCTTTACGTTTcttgaaaaagtttatttaaaacaaataatcacCAAAATCTTATCACGAACTCCTCAACACTGGCATCAGTTCTGTTTTAAGCTGTTTGGACACAGCGGATCCAATATCAGTATCACGCTCCGATACTTACTTGATGCATAGATGCAGAAACAGTTCATGAAATATGTCAAATAGAACTCATGcatatataattataatatagatttttttttaatttttctagtTTAGACGCAGTGTTGCCTATACCTGCTCTGACAAGTCTGATGGGAAATCAGCTGCATTTGCAAATTCAGCATGCCACTAATTTGGATATATTCTAatctggaaacataaaaaagcaagaTGGTACCTTAAAATATGTGAACAGCCAAGATTTCCTGGGTAAACGTTCAGCTAAGAAGGGAAGAGAAAATAGTGCAGCGGAAACTCCTGCTCCAGTAGAGGGTAAACTTCCAGCAGACACGGTGAAAACTGAAGGAATTCGCCCACAGAGaagttgcttcagttcattctGGCCAGCCAGAAAAGTCTGGAAAAGTCTGCTAGCTAAAATGCTATAATCCTGCATGTGACGGCCTGACGTGAGAATCTCTAGTTTGTGTGGTTTTGCTCATATGCAGCTGCTTATCAAACATGACGGGCTTGTTTCAAAGCGCAGCTTTAACTGTGCTTTCGCATAAACCTGTGGAGCATTTTAAACGTTGGCCCAGGTAATGAATGTGATGGTAACTGATATGGCTTATGACTGTGGTTTAACAGCAACATTGAGACACATACTGGTATATATAATTGTGTGTTATAAAGCAGATATTTGTGTCATATATGGTATAAAATTCTGGAGTCCAGGTTCCTGAGCGCCCTGGCTGTTCTGGCGGAGCGTCCCGAGCTGGTAGAGAAGGTGATGGTGACCCGCTCGTTGTGTCCAGAAGGAGCCTATCAGGTGCGTCTCTGCAAAGACGGCTCATGGACAACGGTGCTGGTGGAcgacatgctgccgtgtgacgAGACCGGACACCTCCTCTTCTCTCAGGTGAAGATGTGCGGCCACATGCACCAATCAGTAAACCTGGTTTTAAATGTGATGCAGCAGCTCCAGAGATCTGACCGCATCCTGCTGGTCTTTCCTCTCCAGGCCCAGCGGAAGCAGCTCTGGGTGGCTCTGATTGAAAAAGCTTTGGCCAAACTCCACGGCTCCTACTTTGCTTTGCAGGCCGGCCGTGCCATCGAGGGCCTTTCCACGCTGACTGGGGCCCCCTGTGAATCTCTGGCCCTCCAGGTCAGCACCACCAACCCCAAGGAGGACCCTATTGACACAGACCTGATCTGGGCCAAAATGCTGAGCTCCAAAGAGGCAGGGTGAGAAGTCAGCAACAGTTTGAGGAGAAGAACTTCTGTTTGTTGGGTCAGATTAATACGAGCTGTGTTCATCCTGGTTCCAGGTTCCTGATGGGAGCGTCCTGtggaggaggaaacatgaaggTAGACGACGCGGAGTACGAGTCTCTGGGTTTACGTCCACGACATGCATACTCCGTCCTTGATGTGCGAGATGTGGACGGCCACAGGTGAGGATGGAGTTCTAGTCTCTGAGCCTTTAGTTTTAATCACAGCTGGTTTTCAGgtttatttgccttttttttctgtgctgagACAccgacttcctaaaaagagtcTTATTACCTCcaataatacaaaataagctTTAAACCAGCTTGGACGGACGATGCTGTATCAGAGCAAAGAATTTcagaaatgtaaattaaattaaattaaattaaattaaattaaattaaattaaattaaattaaattaaattgtgctTTTTTATTAGAGtaaatttataaagaaaaaaattaaatcaaagagtaataaaaataaaaactaaagaactaTATTTTTCCAAGAATACatgtagaaataaatgtgatataaatataaaactaatttaagtGGCTTTAATTGTTCCTTTGTTTTCCTATTGATACTTTCTacatttatttgtacttttgtCTTAAATAAGCAGTTTTACTTTACGTcttttacaaactttttttctttctttttattccatAAAATATTGGTATTAAAATagaaagttataaaaaaaatatgaaatggattaaattatgttaaaaaatccattaagaaactgaaatatattaacacaatttttttgtaataaaaaaacgGTAAACTGATGATTAGCCttttaaaacatgatttatCTGTAAAAGATAAATTAACAAATATACCTGTTATGTTATTTccaaacatctctttatttacttatttattctttaatttttaaaactattttttttttcattatttactggATTCTTGTGGGTGTCTTTTTGCATTGTGACACTCATTTAGCTGAATTTAAttggactttaaaaaaataatttttaattcatgtaataaaatcttaaatttgaCAGAATTTCAGAAAtgttaatgtaaaaaagaagaaaaaaaaaatggaaccaGTATAAAATGAGATGACTTCCCAGCATGTTGtattaaactgtttttctgATGATGTGTACCAGACTGGTGCAGCTGAGGAACCCATGGGGCCGGTTCTCCTGGACCGGGCCCTGGGCCGACAACTGGCCACACTGGCCTCCACACCTGAAGAGGGAGCTGTGCGCCCAGCGAGCCGAGGACGGCCTGTTTTGGATGGACTTCTGGGATTTCATCAGGTAAAtaagagaaaacacaaaatagtgtttgtctgcttaaaaaaaaaaaaaaaaaaacggtacATGGAGTGTTAAAGAAATTAGCTCAGACCTCGATTCGATCAAGCACTTCCTGTAAAGATGTTCATTTCTGTTGTATTTAGTCGAGTCAATTTCATTTATATAACTTATTTACTACAACCTCACCtacccaaagtgctgtaaaACGCTTAGATATACCCtggctctaacacacctgatttaaatcaaatggatctAACAACTCGGGTTTACcgaaaataattatttcagtTAGATTTAAAAAGTCTCTTAAGCCCTTTAGGCTATGAAGCTGTTTTAGTAGCAACAGTCCCCTTTGAGTTTAAAGGAACATAAATCtgcacatcatctgcaaagcagTGATATGAGATGCCatgctttttaaatatagaCCCCAGAGgcaacatacatttaaaaaatgacaggaGTGGTCCTAAAATGGACCCTTGTGGAACTCCACAGCAACGAGGACAGTACATTAGACCTTAAAAGCATCAGCGTGGGGTGCAGAGGAAggattaaaaagtacattaaaggCAGCTAAAATAGTATAGTCTGCAAAATCCACAATCAACAGTAAAAAAAggtatttaaaaacttttaaagtgcTTAAGTACAAACAAGACTGaaaattcatatttatattaattcatttatatgGATTAATTGagaagtttatttgaacataatgacaaaatataaaaacaaaaagggaaattaAAGCTAAAAAAGAACCAAAAGTTGAAAAGCAGTGGGTGGAAGCGTAAGCTTATTTAATCCCACcccaataaattaaaacaattttcaaTTTTCAGTTATAGCATAATCACATTCATTATCCCCTTTGCTTTTGAAGTAAAGGTTGAAAGTCTACCATCAATAGTAAATAGTGGTAGCTCTCCTGACAATGTTCATGTGGCAAAGTTAGATTGGACAACTCTTACTGAAGAGGATCTCCGCGATTACTATGAAAATACAGACAGATATTTAAGTACAGTTAATTTACCTAAGGAGACCATTTTGTGTCAGGATGTCAACTGCCAACTAAAGGAACATAAAAGTGACCTTTGTTCCATGTATGATGCAGTAGTGGCTGCTCTAATTAATGCGGGGAAACCATTTCAAAAACGGAAGTGTGATAGGAAGTACAAGACTAGACCTGGCTGGAATGAATATGTAGCTCAGTATCATGCTGATGCTCGGGAAGCATATAGACTCTGGGTCCTGGCTGGAAAACCGAGACAGGGCCCTGAGCTTGAGCACAAAAAAATGACCAATGCCAGGTTTAAATATGCTGTGcgatttatataaaaaaatgagcaGGCTCTGAGAGCTGACGCTATGGCTAACAAAATGTTCTGCAATAATATATCAGATTTCTGGAAAGAAGTAAGATCCCTCAATTGTAGTCAACCTTCTCTTCCATGTACTGTTGAAGGGATCTCGGGTGAAGATAATATTGTGACTTTATGGAGACAGTATTACAGTTCTTTGTTTAATTGCATGAAAGGTGATTTatatgaggaggaggtggttcCGAGTGAAGAACTGATACATATTAAGATTCACGAAGTGTATAATGCCCTTCAAAAAATGCCTAATAATAAAGCATGTGGCATGGACTCCATTACTACTGAGCATTTGAAGTATGCTAGTCCAAGGCTTGCTCCTCTTTTAGCTCTTAACTTCACTGGCTGTATGATCCATGGTGTATTACCGGACTCAATGATGTCCATCTTGCTTGTGCCTGttataaaaaatagaagtgGTAAAATTGGTTCTCTGGATAATTATAGACCCATAGCACTAGCTAGTGTTCTGTCTAAGGTTATTGAAAGAATCCTGTTTGATAGAGTTAGTGAGTATATCACCTCTACTGACAACCAGTTTGGCTTTAAACCACAGCATGGTGCtgacatgtgtgtatatgctctcAAAGAAATAGTGAATCTTTACAAGGCTAAAAACTCCTCTGttcttatgtgttttattgatgctTCTAAAGCATTTGATAGAGTGAATCATAAAAAGCTatttattaagttaaaaaaacagggaGTGCCTGGGTACATTGTGAGGGTTCTTGCCTACTGGTATGCACACCAGAAATTGCATATCAAATGGGGGGGTTGTATATCTGCCTCATTTGGAGTGTCCAATGGAGTGAGGCAGGGGGGAATTTTGTCACCTGTCCTATTTAACTTATATATAAATGAGCTGTCTGAGCGATTAAAAGCCTGCAGAACTGGTTGTCTTGTTGGGGGTTTGCTGGTGAACCATCTGATGTATGCAGATGATCTTGTCACTTTTAGTCCAAGTAGTGCTGGGCTGCAGCAACTTCTTAATATATGTGCAGAATACGGGGAGGAATACGACATAAAGTATAATGCCAGCAAGAGTGCTGTCCTAATCTGTAGAATTAAGCAGGATAAATCGCTgaattttccagtttttaagCTTTGTAATAGGAGGCTTGATGTTTGCCATCAGATTAAATATCTTGGTTATATTTTAAGGGATGATATGTGCGATGATGAGGATATATACAGACAATGTTGCAAGTTATATGCACAGGCCAACATAATTGCACGtaaatttggtttttgttctagGGCAGTAAAGGT from the Melanotaenia boesemani isolate fMelBoe1 chromosome 2, fMelBoe1.pri, whole genome shotgun sequence genome contains:
- the LOC121632927 gene encoding calpain-15-like isoform X2, whose amino-acid sequence is MKFISSNLHDGTVVSPCWQQHFSSGSMPIHRTQWACGCCTFLNAAGAPRCSICEAPRRGPEPRWLWPGTSKDASGWSCPRCTLANPRSSRACSLCGYAGPLDPPQGFPQDHPRPQRSSSCSGPLRAPMAEPSRNQSEDADKNSLAWDCLRCTLQNTPTSMSCSACGGPRKLSLPQIPAEALLMPEVCDEVGARQPEAAGALSLSISTRGESLPVEASYPNTNSASGHNNPVPCSRREVPPPDVASPSTLAVSHPSSQPELLTRRLSILKEEMSPASDAAVSFAPSEMEGWSCPACTLINRVEAKHCLACHTPQQQLAQLKPPASPRRKESMLVEALRQSDEGEAKELWENIISFCRENAVTFVDDSFPPGPKSVGFPLDDSVQQRVRKWLRPQEISCTNFRDRGVKWSVFRTLRPSDILQGLLGNCWFLSALAVLAERPELVEKVMVTRSLCPEGAYQVRLCKDGSWTTVLVDDMLPCDETGHLLFSQAQRKQLWVALIEKALAKLHGSYFALQAGRAIEGLSTLTGAPCESLALQVSTTNPKEDPIDTDLIWAKMLSSKEAGFLMGASCGGGNMKVDDAEYESLGLRPRHAYSVLDVRDVDGHRLVQLRNPWGRFSWTGPWADNWPHWPPHLKRELCAQRAEDGLFWMDFWDFIRYFDSVDICKIHSDWQEVRVPGVFPRGADVPVTVVSMTVLERTAVELALFQQGSRRWDTAESHLLDLCVLVFRAAYDSSGTLTLGRLLAHSRRSVRRFVGCDVMLEPGEYAVLCCAFNHWHSSVTDGATSCGRSEVPGYMLAVYSSRLVMVEQVTASNTTIADAIIQLAETKGERHEGREGMTCYYLTHGWAGLIVMVENRHPRHHLHVSCDCSDSFNVVSTRSSLKTVDSIPPLHRQVLVVLSQLEGNAGFSITHRLAHRKAVQASLGNWSPSKATHSPALSPETAGLHQPRPL
- the LOC121632927 gene encoding calpain-15-like isoform X1 — encoded protein: MGSSSSSSSLVDEAESNAAPRGAALPPSPIMGCLRSSQSTFIPRQLPRPGRHRERSFSSGSMPIHRTQWACGCCTFLNAAGAPRCSICEAPRRGPEPRWLWPGTSKDASGWSCPRCTLANPRSSRACSLCGYAGPLDPPQGFPQDHPRPQRSSSCSGPLRAPMAEPSRNQSEDADKNSLAWDCLRCTLQNTPTSMSCSACGGPRKLSLPQIPAEALLMPEVCDEVGARQPEAAGALSLSISTRGESLPVEASYPNTNSASGHNNPVPCSRREVPPPDVASPSTLAVSHPSSQPELLTRRLSILKEEMSPASDAAVSFAPSEMEGWSCPACTLINRVEAKHCLACHTPQQQLAQLKPPASPRRKESMLVEALRQSDEGEAKELWENIISFCRENAVTFVDDSFPPGPKSVGFPLDDSVQQRVRKWLRPQEISCTNFRDRGVKWSVFRTLRPSDILQGLLGNCWFLSALAVLAERPELVEKVMVTRSLCPEGAYQVRLCKDGSWTTVLVDDMLPCDETGHLLFSQAQRKQLWVALIEKALAKLHGSYFALQAGRAIEGLSTLTGAPCESLALQVSTTNPKEDPIDTDLIWAKMLSSKEAGFLMGASCGGGNMKVDDAEYESLGLRPRHAYSVLDVRDVDGHRLVQLRNPWGRFSWTGPWADNWPHWPPHLKRELCAQRAEDGLFWMDFWDFIRYFDSVDICKIHSDWQEVRVPGVFPRGADVPVTVVSMTVLERTAVELALFQQGSRRWDTAESHLLDLCVLVFRAAYDSSGTLTLGRLLAHSRRSVRRFVGCDVMLEPGEYAVLCCAFNHWHSSVTDGATSCGRSEVPGYMLAVYSSRLVMVEQVTASNTTIADAIIQLAETKGERHEGREGMTCYYLTHGWAGLIVMVENRHPRHHLHVSCDCSDSFNVVSTRSSLKTVDSIPPLHRQVLVVLSQLEGNAGFSITHRLAHRKAVQASLGNWSPSKATHSPALSPETAGLHQPRPL